The genomic region CTCTTCTTGACTTGGATTGTATTGGATTGAACCGCGTCTATACCTGTAGAACTAAGAATTAATAATTCGGTAAAAGGCTATGAGAAATTCTAATGGTTTCAtgtaattaataattatcaCTCAATTAATAAATGGGTTCATAAATGTGAATTAGTGAATCAGACTCTCAATGCATTGAATTAGAAAGGCACAtgatgggatttttttttttttttttttagaaacaaatacacacacacacaagggagaggaaAATGAGTTCTAACACAAAAGCACACCACAACTTCACTCAAAAGTCATGataacttttaagggagggtgGGGCAAGTTATATTACACACAACAAACTCTCTTAAGCAATGTGGGacaattacccttttttttttgagaaacaaacacacacacacacacaagagagagggaaaggggttctaacacaaaagcacaaaactccactcaaaagccatGATAACTTTTAAGAAAGGGTGAGAcaagttatactacacacaacacACTTTCTTAAGCAAGGCACACGATGGGATTACACTAtcggattttaaaaaaaaaatattcaattgaGATGAAGTAGAAAATCTCAGTTTTATGCTTTTATTGATAGTACCATGTCAATAAGGAAACTaaagaaaatcaattaaaattaatttaattcgAGTACAACTTGAAAgagaaaagtgagaaaattatGTCTTATTTCTCTAAATGCTATTGATCACACGCATTTCTCTAAATTATGTCTgaagctctcacaattttctacatcatcactatttttttttctttttattttatattctttttgttttaggttttatattttatatatttattatttctcttcaacatgtaattatcttatcaagtgttatAATAGTTTAGTTCAAGTAAAACTTTATTAGATATATGTTTTAAGAGCTTGaaaattctacttcaactaaaattctataacaaaaataatcccTAATGCGTATTAGCTAGACTTCTAGCCAAATACAATAACACTCTCCCACCGCCTCTACTCTCTCCTATTTAAGAATTGCTTGTGTAGAagacctaaaacccaaaaactatTTGCGGAGAAGATGATGTTTGAGGACCCTCATCACGAAGTGAATATTGAAACTGACATCTTTTTATAAAGATTGGTCaatatcttatttatttatttatgggagGTCAATatcttatatttatatgtatgacCGTTTTTTGTTAAGTTATTGTTTAGCTACATTGTATTGTCAACGAAAAATATACAAAGCTATGGAGGGGTAGTTCTTCCTCTTACTAAAATCCATCTTTTGCTGGACTCTTTGAGTTTTGACATATCAAACATTAATTTCAAGATTCTTATTAATACAAATAAGTTGAAGAAGCGTTCGTCGTATGGTTTTGTTTTCAGCtaataaactaattttatttGCTGAAAACACAATTGCTCAATAGCTCTTTGCAGTGGAAGGAGAATAAGATTGTCTCTTCCTTTATAGGATGCCTTAGAACATTTATATAATTGTTTTCTGTTAAattccttaatattttttttttttgtatttcagtAGTTTTAACATATGAATTTTTGagatattattttacaatattgaaattatttaaaagaTTTCCATGACTATAGTGataaattatttcttttaaagGTAACACTAtggtcacattttttttttatgttgtttcaataatttgtaggttttgaatattttgattctttatttttttttttgttgtcattttggaagttttaacatcaatatttttggaagtttttttttttttatggaagttTCAACCGTTATAACCATAGATCATTCTTTTGAAGATAACATATCTTTCTCTTATGTTTCTTTATTGTACAGtcacatatatattttgttttgtttcaaaaatttctAGATAGtaaatcttttgattttttaatattttttggcattttcGAAGTTTTTAtacctgaatttttttattttatttttacaatatttgaaAACTTGCAAGCCATTGCACATTCAAGCAATGGattctttatcaaatttaaacataaaaGACTAGAGTAATTTATGTGATGGTATAGTTTCATAATCAAGTTaggattttataaaaattattttagtctgtTATACAAATAGGTAGGTAGGTTCTTGTGCATAGCACAGGTTTGCGACTAGTTTCTCTAAATGCTATTGATCACAGGCATTTATACGGTTAGTTACAAGACTTAGTGGCCAAAAACACCAATTAGcaacttatttatttaagttaCTTGCAAGACATATTAATTGGTTGTTGCCAAAACAACCAACTAAAAACTTGTAAGTAAATCGATCGGCTTCACTTCTTGAATACTTCTAGCCATCTTAACTGACATAGCTCCACTACTTGCAATCTtacaactaactaactaactaataaaCTAAATGCTTCTTGATTCTCTACAAGAATTACACATTTGGGCTCTCCTTGCCTGCACTGATATGATATACTGTCAAATATAATCAACAACAGAAACTGCTCGGAATGAATGGCGAGGGGGGAGGTCACGAAGGTCACGAATTCTTATCTTGTAGACTGCCATCGAATCTACACTATAAACATAAAAACACTCATGGAGATATTGAAACTCGATTAAAATGTTACGATTTGGCAGTAGACATAGAGGCCGAATAGGTGCTCTCAAGCCGTCCAAAGGCTCCACGGTGTATTCTTTGATCCAAGACTCCTTTGCACCATAAATATTCATTGACCATATGTCAATCCTATCAAATTCATCATAATCAACCACACAGAGACACCCTCCTAGCACTACTACATGACAATCTTGCCGATCCAGTCCAGACTTATCACAATTATCTGGTATTGGAATCTGTTGAAATTCTTCGGACTCCAAATCAAATGAAACTATAATTGTTGAACCATTTTGCTTATCTTGGCCTAACCAATGTAGTGCTCCATTAAACGAAGTTGCATGGTGTTGCATCCGAAGCAAGAATGGGTTCTTTCTGTTGATCATCCACATGGGTTGTTTGCCTATGGtgaaaacctcaatatgttgttCCAAACCCACAAGTTGTTCTTGTTCCAAACCCATAGGCTGTTCTTGTTCCACTATTCTGACCACCTGGTACTCATTGGTTCCGGGATGGAAACCAAACCCAAATGCCAACTTGCTTTCATTAGTCATGGTGGGCCGTGAAGGAAGTCTGACAAAAGTTGCTGCGTGAATATAGTACAcgaaaaatttgtgtttttccACTTGATCTTTTACTTCAACATAGGAAAAGAACAAGACCCCACGACAGTACAGAACACTAGTAAACTTCTTGCGATATTCCAAGGGCAAGTTGATTGATTTGACAGTACCTGTCAAGCCTTTATTCCAGGGTTCTTTAACATTGCTCATACAAAAATCACAATGATAAAGTTGGTCATGACGGTCAGAAGGGGGATCACTTGAGCAACAAAGGATGAGGGGACAGGTGTAGGATTGATACAAAGCTGGTGGAGAATAATGCATAGTATTTGTTGTTGGTGATCTCTATTATGTTCTATAGGGAAATGAGGAAGCAGAAGGGGACTGTGAAGAATTGAATTCTCTaaggaaagagaggaaaagaagaagaagatgaaagggATTGTGAAGAATTGTAGGGTTTGTTATCTTTGATTACAACGtgtctcaaatatatatatatatatatatatatatatatatatatatatatataaaagattccCATATCAGATAAGAATGCAAATATTAAGATGATATCTGCATtatgataaataataattacGTCAATATATGGGATAATTGCCTGAGGGAGTCGATGAAGATAAAACGAACAAAACTCGTTTAGCCCTACCAATGCGTGCGGGGTAGGGCATAAGATGATCTAGTCTCTCATAGACAAAACACATGCTAATTAGGTTTAATTAACTGCATTAACcgttaaactttttttaattaaattataattttatttttgacaaaaatacaATTCCAACCCTGACAAGCATTGTTTTTGCTTctaattttccttaaaaaaatgttaaaacaatTACATTTGgtcaatgagctctagctcgaTTGGCAAGTGTTCCCCTATAAGTTTTAGGTAAAGGGTGTGGTTGTAAATTCTAAACTTATTGgatgtgttaggacatatgcgGAACTTGTTAGAATATATGTTATTGTAAAttagctaatcttttgacaaaacgcactttacttgtaattgggcagatctaggatggtttagtATTcttggaacaagagttcaagccTAGTATTGAAGCTATGCAAATTTGTtcaagaaaaaagtgaagaagtgttgttctttaaagctcgatagatatcTCTACAGATaatatctattgaggtttaataaGAATTCTCAATAGCTCTCGACAGAaactgtatctatcgagaattacgaaattcagatttccaaatcttgttttcacgcatatccaagttatttgtgtagggtttcttttctcacaaccctagacatatataaggattattttaagggccgtcaaaggtgaTGCAAGATTAtgaaacttgatgcaaagttaTTAGTCATGCATATTGTGACCATAGAAAATTTGTCCTAGTTCATTATCTGTTgcaaaaatacatgtttgtatcgcatacaaaacatacgcagcagaaaattaatagatctacttcattcgcagtTGATAATatgtattatgtaaatttcaaaatataagatCAAGAGAGTGTAtcttggtgtggtaaaattcaaaaccaaatattagaagtacttgagaacatttttaatcttcactcgAATTTCACTTGtgcctaagaagtgtggtctctcaatgtgtgtgttcaagggagaataaaagagtgtcCTACACTCACATATACACCATTTcattctcttacaaaatctggtatgtttctctccttataactgattatttaattgggcttttgtatgtggcttggagtgggatcaaaagggaacaaataagacaaTAGCTTCAATGggttttgggcttttctgtcaactcttgacaagcccaaaattaccattaaatatatttaatactgctatataaatataattgcactctagagtactgaatgctttgtttagtgcggtcacaaataaggagttcaagaagaccttctccactgaaactgcaaaggaggcATGAaccattctc from Castanea sativa cultivar Marrone di Chiusa Pesio chromosome 11, ASM4071231v1 harbors:
- the LOC142616187 gene encoding F-box protein At3g07870-like; amino-acid sequence: MHYSPPALYQSYTCPLILCCSSDPPSDRHDQLYHCDFCMSNVKEPWNKGLTGTVKSINLPLEYRKKFTSVLYCRGVLFFSYVEVKDQVEKHKFFVYYIHAATFVRLPSRPTMTNESKLAFGFGFHPGTNEYQVVRIVEQEQPMGLEQEQLVGLEQHIEVFTIGKQPMWMINRKNPFLLRMQHHATSFNGALHWLGQDKQNGSTIIVSFDLESEEFQQIPIPDNCDKSGLDRQDCHVVVLGGCLCVVDYDEFDRIDIWSMNIYGAKESWIKEYTVEPLDGLRAPIRPLCLLPNRNILIEFQYLHECFYVYSVDSMAVYKIRIRDLRDLPPRHSFRAVSVVDYI